The following coding sequences are from one Capsicum annuum cultivar UCD-10X-F1 chromosome 3, UCD10Xv1.1, whole genome shotgun sequence window:
- the LOC107863924 gene encoding tRNA-specific 2-thiouridylase MnmA isoform X4 gives MLRATMSILPLPLPLPLQSSQSLKHLFSLYPFKKPLIHIFSKPRKITTTPTQLFSLKPLSVSSPINNYVDEKIDPTYLSCCMPHKNPLKVAVLVSGGVDSSVALRLLHAAGHSCTAFYLKIWFQEDFENFWSECPWEDDLRYAKAVCDQVDIPLEVVHLTDEYWKNVVSYIIEEYKCGRTPNPDVLCNTRIKFGAFMDAIGGMEFDFVASGHYARIVHASTTQLDEPSILELSKDMVKDQTYFLSHLSQAQLKRLIFPLGCIQKDEVRMLAKSFNLPNQDRKDSQGICFLGKIKFSEFVARHIGESEGVILEAESGDYLGNHRGFWFYTIGQRQGLRLPGGPWYVVEKDIRNNVVYVSRNYFSVDKKRRLFRVGSLKWLSGLLPRQISELQCKVRHGPGFYNCSLVVEVDEHGREVAVVRLSEDDQGLAAGQFAAFYDRRICIGSGIILESWDDQGYPICARALEIARMEDKSKLGKPVKIMVKPEPIVSTI, from the exons ATGCTAAGGGCAACCATGTCAATACtccctcttcctcttcctcttccccTTCAATCTTCACAATCTCTCAAACACTTATTCTCCCTTTACCCTTTCAAGAAACCCCTTATCCATATTTTCTCTAAGCCAAGAAAGATTACAACTACTCCAACACAACTGTTTTCACTGAAACCCCTTTCAGTTTCATCACCAATAAACAACTATGTGGATGAAAAAATTGACCCTACATACTTATCTTGCTGTATGCCTCACAAGAATCCTCTTAAAGTGGCTGTTTTGGTTAGTGGTGGTGTTGATAGTAGTGTGGCACTAAGGTTACTTCATGCTGCTGGACATTCTTGTACTGCTTTCTATCTCAAGATCTGGTTTCAA GAAGACTTTGAGAACTTTTGGTCTGAATGCCCATGGGAGGATGACTTGAGATATGCTAAGGCTGTTTGTGATCAG GTTGATATACCATTGGAAGTTGTTCATTTGACTGATGAATATTGGAAAAATGTG GTGTCATATATCATTGAGGAGTACAAATGCGGCAGGACTCCAAATCCAGATGTCCTTTGTAATACTAGAATAAAATTTG GTGCTTTTATGGATGCCATTGGCGGAATGGAATTTGACTTTGTTGCTTCGGGACATTATGCAAGGATTGTCCACGCATCTACTACGCAGCTGGATGAACCTTCTATTTTGGAATTGTCAAAAGATATG GTGAAGGACCAAACCTACTTCCTTTCTCATCTCTCACAGGCTCAGCTTAAACGACTTATTTTCCCACTTGGATGTATCCAAAAG GATGAAGTTCGCATGCTTGCCAAGTCATTTAATCTTCCAAACCAAGACAGAAAGGATTCACAAGGAATATGTTTTCTTGGCAAG ATAAAATTCAGTGAATTTGTTGCTAGACACATTGGAGAATCAGAAGGTGTTATATTGGAAGCAGAGAGTGGAGACTATCTTGGAAACCACCGTGGCTTTTGGTTCTATACTATTGGCCAACGCCAAGGTTTACGTCTTCCTGGAGGGCCCTG GTATGTTGTGGAGAAGGATATTAGAAATAATGTTGTCTATGTATCAAGAAACTATTTCTCCGTTGACAAGAAAAGACGGTTATTTCGCGTTGGATCCTTGAAATGGCTCAGTGGTCTACTTCCCAGGCAAATCAGTGAGCTTCAATGCAAG GTTCGTCATGGTCCTGGTTTTTACAATTGTAGCTTGGTCGTGGAAGTTGATGAACATGGCCGGGAAGTTGCAGTTGTCCGGTTATCTGAAGATGATCAAGGTTTGGCAGCTGGACAGTTTGCTGCCTTTTACGATAGAAGGATTTGTATTGGTTCTGGCATAATACTGGAGTCATGGGATGATCAGGGATATCCTATTTGTGCGAGGGCTCTTGAAATTGCTCGAATGGAAGATAAATCTAAGCTCGGGAAGCCAGTCAAGATAATGGTAAAACCAGAGCCTATTGTTTCTACAATCTGA
- the LOC107863924 gene encoding uncharacterized protein LOC107863924 isoform X7 — protein sequence MLRATMSILPLPLPLPLQSSQSLKHLFSLYPFKKPLIHIFSKPRKITTTPTQLFSLKPLSVSSPINNYVDEKIDPTYLSCCMPHKNPLKVAVLVSGGVDSSVALRLLHAAGHSCTAFYLKIWFQEDFENFWSECPWEDDLRYAKAVCDQVDIPLEVVHLTDEYWKNVVSYIIEEYKCGRTPNPDVLCNTRIKFGAFMDAIGGMEFDFVASGHYARIVHASTTQLDEPSILELSKDMDYKDVFPKELPQGLPPLRGIEHQIDFVPGSQLPNKPAYRSNPMDTKELQCQVEELHNKGYIKESMSPCALPVLLVPKKDGTWCMCVDCRAINKITVKDQTYFLSHLSQAQLKRLIFPLGCIQKDEVRMLAKSFNLPNQDRKDSQGICFLGKVCCGEGY from the exons ATGCTAAGGGCAACCATGTCAATACtccctcttcctcttcctcttccccTTCAATCTTCACAATCTCTCAAACACTTATTCTCCCTTTACCCTTTCAAGAAACCCCTTATCCATATTTTCTCTAAGCCAAGAAAGATTACAACTACTCCAACACAACTGTTTTCACTGAAACCCCTTTCAGTTTCATCACCAATAAACAACTATGTGGATGAAAAAATTGACCCTACATACTTATCTTGCTGTATGCCTCACAAGAATCCTCTTAAAGTGGCTGTTTTGGTTAGTGGTGGTGTTGATAGTAGTGTGGCACTAAGGTTACTTCATGCTGCTGGACATTCTTGTACTGCTTTCTATCTCAAGATCTGGTTTCAA GAAGACTTTGAGAACTTTTGGTCTGAATGCCCATGGGAGGATGACTTGAGATATGCTAAGGCTGTTTGTGATCAG GTTGATATACCATTGGAAGTTGTTCATTTGACTGATGAATATTGGAAAAATGTG GTGTCATATATCATTGAGGAGTACAAATGCGGCAGGACTCCAAATCCAGATGTCCTTTGTAATACTAGAATAAAATTTG GTGCTTTTATGGATGCCATTGGCGGAATGGAATTTGACTTTGTTGCTTCGGGACATTATGCAAGGATTGTCCACGCATCTACTACGCAGCTGGATGAACCTTCTATTTTGGAATTGTCAAAAGATATG gattacaaggatgtcttcccaaaggaattacCGCAAGGATTACCCCCACTtcggggaattgagcaccaaatagattttgtgccgGGTTCACAATTGCCTAACAAaccggcttataggagcaacccgatggataccaaggaattgcaatgccaagttgaggaactccacaacaaagggtatatcaaggagagtatgagcccttgtgcgctcccggtgctactagttcccaagaaagatgggacttggtGTATGTGCGTTGATTgtcgagccatcaacaagataacg GTGAAGGACCAAACCTACTTCCTTTCTCATCTCTCACAGGCTCAGCTTAAACGACTTATTTTCCCACTTGGATGTATCCAAAAG GATGAAGTTCGCATGCTTGCCAAGTCATTTAATCTTCCAAACCAAGACAGAAAGGATTCACAAGGAATATGTTTTCTTGGCAAG GTATGTTGTGGAGAAGGATATTAG
- the LOC107863924 gene encoding tRNA-specific 2-thiouridylase MnmA isoform X2 produces MLRATMSILPLPLPLPLQSSQSLKHLFSLYPFKKPLIHIFSKPRKITTTPTQLFSLKPLSVSSPINNYVDEKIDPTYLSCCMPHKNPLKVAVLVSGGVDSSVALRLLHAAGHSCTAFYLKIWFQVDIPLEVVHLTDEYWKNVVSYIIEEYKCGRTPNPDVLCNTRIKFGAFMDAIGGMEFDFVASGHYARIVHASTTQLDEPSILELSKDMDYKDVFPKELPQGLPPLRGIEHQIDFVPGSQLPNKPAYRSNPMDTKELQCQVEELHNKGYIKESMSPCALPVLLVPKKDGTWCMCVDCRAINKITVKDQTYFLSHLSQAQLKRLIFPLGCIQKDEVRMLAKSFNLPNQDRKDSQGICFLGKIKFSEFVARHIGESEGVILEAESGDYLGNHRGFWFYTIGQRQGLRLPGGPWYVVEKDIRNNVVYVSRNYFSVDKKRRLFRVGSLKWLSGLLPRQISELQCKVRHGPGFYNCSLVVEVDEHGREVAVVRLSEDDQGLAAGQFAAFYDRRICIGSGIILESWDDQGYPICARALEIARMEDKSKLGKPVKIMVKPEPIVSTI; encoded by the exons ATGCTAAGGGCAACCATGTCAATACtccctcttcctcttcctcttccccTTCAATCTTCACAATCTCTCAAACACTTATTCTCCCTTTACCCTTTCAAGAAACCCCTTATCCATATTTTCTCTAAGCCAAGAAAGATTACAACTACTCCAACACAACTGTTTTCACTGAAACCCCTTTCAGTTTCATCACCAATAAACAACTATGTGGATGAAAAAATTGACCCTACATACTTATCTTGCTGTATGCCTCACAAGAATCCTCTTAAAGTGGCTGTTTTGGTTAGTGGTGGTGTTGATAGTAGTGTGGCACTAAGGTTACTTCATGCTGCTGGACATTCTTGTACTGCTTTCTATCTCAAGATCTGGTTTCAA GTTGATATACCATTGGAAGTTGTTCATTTGACTGATGAATATTGGAAAAATGTG GTGTCATATATCATTGAGGAGTACAAATGCGGCAGGACTCCAAATCCAGATGTCCTTTGTAATACTAGAATAAAATTTG GTGCTTTTATGGATGCCATTGGCGGAATGGAATTTGACTTTGTTGCTTCGGGACATTATGCAAGGATTGTCCACGCATCTACTACGCAGCTGGATGAACCTTCTATTTTGGAATTGTCAAAAGATATG gattacaaggatgtcttcccaaaggaattacCGCAAGGATTACCCCCACTtcggggaattgagcaccaaatagattttgtgccgGGTTCACAATTGCCTAACAAaccggcttataggagcaacccgatggataccaaggaattgcaatgccaagttgaggaactccacaacaaagggtatatcaaggagagtatgagcccttgtgcgctcccggtgctactagttcccaagaaagatgggacttggtGTATGTGCGTTGATTgtcgagccatcaacaagataacg GTGAAGGACCAAACCTACTTCCTTTCTCATCTCTCACAGGCTCAGCTTAAACGACTTATTTTCCCACTTGGATGTATCCAAAAG GATGAAGTTCGCATGCTTGCCAAGTCATTTAATCTTCCAAACCAAGACAGAAAGGATTCACAAGGAATATGTTTTCTTGGCAAG ATAAAATTCAGTGAATTTGTTGCTAGACACATTGGAGAATCAGAAGGTGTTATATTGGAAGCAGAGAGTGGAGACTATCTTGGAAACCACCGTGGCTTTTGGTTCTATACTATTGGCCAACGCCAAGGTTTACGTCTTCCTGGAGGGCCCTG GTATGTTGTGGAGAAGGATATTAGAAATAATGTTGTCTATGTATCAAGAAACTATTTCTCCGTTGACAAGAAAAGACGGTTATTTCGCGTTGGATCCTTGAAATGGCTCAGTGGTCTACTTCCCAGGCAAATCAGTGAGCTTCAATGCAAG GTTCGTCATGGTCCTGGTTTTTACAATTGTAGCTTGGTCGTGGAAGTTGATGAACATGGCCGGGAAGTTGCAGTTGTCCGGTTATCTGAAGATGATCAAGGTTTGGCAGCTGGACAGTTTGCTGCCTTTTACGATAGAAGGATTTGTATTGGTTCTGGCATAATACTGGAGTCATGGGATGATCAGGGATATCCTATTTGTGCGAGGGCTCTTGAAATTGCTCGAATGGAAGATAAATCTAAGCTCGGGAAGCCAGTCAAGATAATGGTAAAACCAGAGCCTATTGTTTCTACAATCTGA
- the LOC107863924 gene encoding tRNA-specific 2-thiouridylase MnmA isoform X1 yields the protein MLRATMSILPLPLPLPLQSSQSLKHLFSLYPFKKPLIHIFSKPRKITTTPTQLFSLKPLSVSSPINNYVDEKIDPTYLSCCMPHKNPLKVAVLVSGGVDSSVALRLLHAAGHSCTAFYLKIWFQEDFENFWSECPWEDDLRYAKAVCDQVDIPLEVVHLTDEYWKNVVSYIIEEYKCGRTPNPDVLCNTRIKFGAFMDAIGGMEFDFVASGHYARIVHASTTQLDEPSILELSKDMDYKDVFPKELPQGLPPLRGIEHQIDFVPGSQLPNKPAYRSNPMDTKELQCQVEELHNKGYIKESMSPCALPVLLVPKKDGTWCMCVDCRAINKITVKDQTYFLSHLSQAQLKRLIFPLGCIQKDEVRMLAKSFNLPNQDRKDSQGICFLGKIKFSEFVARHIGESEGVILEAESGDYLGNHRGFWFYTIGQRQGLRLPGGPWYVVEKDIRNNVVYVSRNYFSVDKKRRLFRVGSLKWLSGLLPRQISELQCKVRHGPGFYNCSLVVEVDEHGREVAVVRLSEDDQGLAAGQFAAFYDRRICIGSGIILESWDDQGYPICARALEIARMEDKSKLGKPVKIMVKPEPIVSTI from the exons ATGCTAAGGGCAACCATGTCAATACtccctcttcctcttcctcttccccTTCAATCTTCACAATCTCTCAAACACTTATTCTCCCTTTACCCTTTCAAGAAACCCCTTATCCATATTTTCTCTAAGCCAAGAAAGATTACAACTACTCCAACACAACTGTTTTCACTGAAACCCCTTTCAGTTTCATCACCAATAAACAACTATGTGGATGAAAAAATTGACCCTACATACTTATCTTGCTGTATGCCTCACAAGAATCCTCTTAAAGTGGCTGTTTTGGTTAGTGGTGGTGTTGATAGTAGTGTGGCACTAAGGTTACTTCATGCTGCTGGACATTCTTGTACTGCTTTCTATCTCAAGATCTGGTTTCAA GAAGACTTTGAGAACTTTTGGTCTGAATGCCCATGGGAGGATGACTTGAGATATGCTAAGGCTGTTTGTGATCAG GTTGATATACCATTGGAAGTTGTTCATTTGACTGATGAATATTGGAAAAATGTG GTGTCATATATCATTGAGGAGTACAAATGCGGCAGGACTCCAAATCCAGATGTCCTTTGTAATACTAGAATAAAATTTG GTGCTTTTATGGATGCCATTGGCGGAATGGAATTTGACTTTGTTGCTTCGGGACATTATGCAAGGATTGTCCACGCATCTACTACGCAGCTGGATGAACCTTCTATTTTGGAATTGTCAAAAGATATG gattacaaggatgtcttcccaaaggaattacCGCAAGGATTACCCCCACTtcggggaattgagcaccaaatagattttgtgccgGGTTCACAATTGCCTAACAAaccggcttataggagcaacccgatggataccaaggaattgcaatgccaagttgaggaactccacaacaaagggtatatcaaggagagtatgagcccttgtgcgctcccggtgctactagttcccaagaaagatgggacttggtGTATGTGCGTTGATTgtcgagccatcaacaagataacg GTGAAGGACCAAACCTACTTCCTTTCTCATCTCTCACAGGCTCAGCTTAAACGACTTATTTTCCCACTTGGATGTATCCAAAAG GATGAAGTTCGCATGCTTGCCAAGTCATTTAATCTTCCAAACCAAGACAGAAAGGATTCACAAGGAATATGTTTTCTTGGCAAG ATAAAATTCAGTGAATTTGTTGCTAGACACATTGGAGAATCAGAAGGTGTTATATTGGAAGCAGAGAGTGGAGACTATCTTGGAAACCACCGTGGCTTTTGGTTCTATACTATTGGCCAACGCCAAGGTTTACGTCTTCCTGGAGGGCCCTG GTATGTTGTGGAGAAGGATATTAGAAATAATGTTGTCTATGTATCAAGAAACTATTTCTCCGTTGACAAGAAAAGACGGTTATTTCGCGTTGGATCCTTGAAATGGCTCAGTGGTCTACTTCCCAGGCAAATCAGTGAGCTTCAATGCAAG GTTCGTCATGGTCCTGGTTTTTACAATTGTAGCTTGGTCGTGGAAGTTGATGAACATGGCCGGGAAGTTGCAGTTGTCCGGTTATCTGAAGATGATCAAGGTTTGGCAGCTGGACAGTTTGCTGCCTTTTACGATAGAAGGATTTGTATTGGTTCTGGCATAATACTGGAGTCATGGGATGATCAGGGATATCCTATTTGTGCGAGGGCTCTTGAAATTGCTCGAATGGAAGATAAATCTAAGCTCGGGAAGCCAGTCAAGATAATGGTAAAACCAGAGCCTATTGTTTCTACAATCTGA
- the LOC107863924 gene encoding tRNA-specific 2-thiouridylase MnmA isoform X5, whose protein sequence is MLRATMSILPLPLPLPLQSSQSLKHLFSLYPFKKPLIHIFSKPRKITTTPTQLFSLKPLSVSSPINNYVDEKIDPTYLSCCMPHKNPLKVAVLVSGGVDSSVALRLLHAAGHSCTAFYLKIWFQVDIPLEVVHLTDEYWKNVVSYIIEEYKCGRTPNPDVLCNTRIKFGAFMDAIGGMEFDFVASGHYARIVHASTTQLDEPSILELSKDMVKDQTYFLSHLSQAQLKRLIFPLGCIQKDEVRMLAKSFNLPNQDRKDSQGICFLGKIKFSEFVARHIGESEGVILEAESGDYLGNHRGFWFYTIGQRQGLRLPGGPWYVVEKDIRNNVVYVSRNYFSVDKKRRLFRVGSLKWLSGLLPRQISELQCKVRHGPGFYNCSLVVEVDEHGREVAVVRLSEDDQGLAAGQFAAFYDRRICIGSGIILESWDDQGYPICARALEIARMEDKSKLGKPVKIMVKPEPIVSTI, encoded by the exons ATGCTAAGGGCAACCATGTCAATACtccctcttcctcttcctcttccccTTCAATCTTCACAATCTCTCAAACACTTATTCTCCCTTTACCCTTTCAAGAAACCCCTTATCCATATTTTCTCTAAGCCAAGAAAGATTACAACTACTCCAACACAACTGTTTTCACTGAAACCCCTTTCAGTTTCATCACCAATAAACAACTATGTGGATGAAAAAATTGACCCTACATACTTATCTTGCTGTATGCCTCACAAGAATCCTCTTAAAGTGGCTGTTTTGGTTAGTGGTGGTGTTGATAGTAGTGTGGCACTAAGGTTACTTCATGCTGCTGGACATTCTTGTACTGCTTTCTATCTCAAGATCTGGTTTCAA GTTGATATACCATTGGAAGTTGTTCATTTGACTGATGAATATTGGAAAAATGTG GTGTCATATATCATTGAGGAGTACAAATGCGGCAGGACTCCAAATCCAGATGTCCTTTGTAATACTAGAATAAAATTTG GTGCTTTTATGGATGCCATTGGCGGAATGGAATTTGACTTTGTTGCTTCGGGACATTATGCAAGGATTGTCCACGCATCTACTACGCAGCTGGATGAACCTTCTATTTTGGAATTGTCAAAAGATATG GTGAAGGACCAAACCTACTTCCTTTCTCATCTCTCACAGGCTCAGCTTAAACGACTTATTTTCCCACTTGGATGTATCCAAAAG GATGAAGTTCGCATGCTTGCCAAGTCATTTAATCTTCCAAACCAAGACAGAAAGGATTCACAAGGAATATGTTTTCTTGGCAAG ATAAAATTCAGTGAATTTGTTGCTAGACACATTGGAGAATCAGAAGGTGTTATATTGGAAGCAGAGAGTGGAGACTATCTTGGAAACCACCGTGGCTTTTGGTTCTATACTATTGGCCAACGCCAAGGTTTACGTCTTCCTGGAGGGCCCTG GTATGTTGTGGAGAAGGATATTAGAAATAATGTTGTCTATGTATCAAGAAACTATTTCTCCGTTGACAAGAAAAGACGGTTATTTCGCGTTGGATCCTTGAAATGGCTCAGTGGTCTACTTCCCAGGCAAATCAGTGAGCTTCAATGCAAG GTTCGTCATGGTCCTGGTTTTTACAATTGTAGCTTGGTCGTGGAAGTTGATGAACATGGCCGGGAAGTTGCAGTTGTCCGGTTATCTGAAGATGATCAAGGTTTGGCAGCTGGACAGTTTGCTGCCTTTTACGATAGAAGGATTTGTATTGGTTCTGGCATAATACTGGAGTCATGGGATGATCAGGGATATCCTATTTGTGCGAGGGCTCTTGAAATTGCTCGAATGGAAGATAAATCTAAGCTCGGGAAGCCAGTCAAGATAATGGTAAAACCAGAGCCTATTGTTTCTACAATCTGA
- the LOC107863924 gene encoding tRNA-specific 2-thiouridylase MnmA isoform X6, with protein sequence MLRATMSILPLPLPLPLQSSQSLKHLFSLYPFKKPLIHIFSKPRKITTTPTQLFSLKPLSVSSPINNYVDEKIDPTYLSCCMPHKNPLKVAVLVSGGVDSSVALRLLHAAGHSCTAFYLKIWFQEDFENFWSECPWEDDLRYAKAVCDQVDIPLEVVHLTDEYWKNVVSYIIEEYKCGRTPNPDVLCNTRIKFGAFMDAIGGMEFDFVASGHYARIVHASTTQLDEPSILELSKDMVKDQTYFLSHLSQAQLKRLIFPLGCIQKVRMKFACLPSHLIFQTKTERIHKEYVFLARYVVEKDIRNNVVYVSRNYFSVDKKRRLFRVGSLKWLSGLLPRQISELQCKVRHGPGFYNCSLVVEVDEHGREVAVVRLSEDDQGLAAGQFAAFYDRRICIGSGIILESWDDQGYPICARALEIARMEDKSKLGKPVKIMVKPEPIVSTI encoded by the exons ATGCTAAGGGCAACCATGTCAATACtccctcttcctcttcctcttccccTTCAATCTTCACAATCTCTCAAACACTTATTCTCCCTTTACCCTTTCAAGAAACCCCTTATCCATATTTTCTCTAAGCCAAGAAAGATTACAACTACTCCAACACAACTGTTTTCACTGAAACCCCTTTCAGTTTCATCACCAATAAACAACTATGTGGATGAAAAAATTGACCCTACATACTTATCTTGCTGTATGCCTCACAAGAATCCTCTTAAAGTGGCTGTTTTGGTTAGTGGTGGTGTTGATAGTAGTGTGGCACTAAGGTTACTTCATGCTGCTGGACATTCTTGTACTGCTTTCTATCTCAAGATCTGGTTTCAA GAAGACTTTGAGAACTTTTGGTCTGAATGCCCATGGGAGGATGACTTGAGATATGCTAAGGCTGTTTGTGATCAG GTTGATATACCATTGGAAGTTGTTCATTTGACTGATGAATATTGGAAAAATGTG GTGTCATATATCATTGAGGAGTACAAATGCGGCAGGACTCCAAATCCAGATGTCCTTTGTAATACTAGAATAAAATTTG GTGCTTTTATGGATGCCATTGGCGGAATGGAATTTGACTTTGTTGCTTCGGGACATTATGCAAGGATTGTCCACGCATCTACTACGCAGCTGGATGAACCTTCTATTTTGGAATTGTCAAAAGATATG GTGAAGGACCAAACCTACTTCCTTTCTCATCTCTCACAGGCTCAGCTTAAACGACTTATTTTCCCACTTGGATGTATCCAAAAGGTGAG GATGAAGTTCGCATGCTTGCCAAGTCATTTAATCTTCCAAACCAAGACAGAAAGGATTCACAAGGAATATGTTTTCTTGGCAAG GTATGTTGTGGAGAAGGATATTAGAAATAATGTTGTCTATGTATCAAGAAACTATTTCTCCGTTGACAAGAAAAGACGGTTATTTCGCGTTGGATCCTTGAAATGGCTCAGTGGTCTACTTCCCAGGCAAATCAGTGAGCTTCAATGCAAG GTTCGTCATGGTCCTGGTTTTTACAATTGTAGCTTGGTCGTGGAAGTTGATGAACATGGCCGGGAAGTTGCAGTTGTCCGGTTATCTGAAGATGATCAAGGTTTGGCAGCTGGACAGTTTGCTGCCTTTTACGATAGAAGGATTTGTATTGGTTCTGGCATAATACTGGAGTCATGGGATGATCAGGGATATCCTATTTGTGCGAGGGCTCTTGAAATTGCTCGAATGGAAGATAAATCTAAGCTCGGGAAGCCAGTCAAGATAATGGTAAAACCAGAGCCTATTGTTTCTACAATCTGA
- the LOC107863924 gene encoding tRNA-specific 2-thiouridylase MnmA isoform X3, whose product MLRATMSILPLPLPLPLQSSQSLKHLFSLYPFKKPLIHIFSKPRKITTTPTQLFSLKPLSVSSPINNYVDEKIDPTYLSCCMPHKNPLKVAVLVSGGVDSSVALRLLHAAGHSCTAFYLKIWFQEDFENFWSECPWEDDLRYAKAVCDQVDIPLEVVHLTDEYWKNVVSYIIEEYKCGRTPNPDVLCNTRIKFGAFMDAIGGMEFDFVASGHYARIVHASTTQLDEPSILELSKDMDYKDVFPKELPQGLPPLRGIEHQIDFVPGSQLPNKPAYRSNPMDTKELQCQVEELHNKGYIKESMSPCALPVLLVPKKDGTWCMCVDCRAINKITVKDQTYFLSHLSQAQLKRLIFPLGCIQKVRMKFACLPSHLIFQTKTERIHKEYVFLARYVVEKDIRNNVVYVSRNYFSVDKKRRLFRVGSLKWLSGLLPRQISELQCKVRHGPGFYNCSLVVEVDEHGREVAVVRLSEDDQGLAAGQFAAFYDRRICIGSGIILESWDDQGYPICARALEIARMEDKSKLGKPVKIMVKPEPIVSTI is encoded by the exons ATGCTAAGGGCAACCATGTCAATACtccctcttcctcttcctcttccccTTCAATCTTCACAATCTCTCAAACACTTATTCTCCCTTTACCCTTTCAAGAAACCCCTTATCCATATTTTCTCTAAGCCAAGAAAGATTACAACTACTCCAACACAACTGTTTTCACTGAAACCCCTTTCAGTTTCATCACCAATAAACAACTATGTGGATGAAAAAATTGACCCTACATACTTATCTTGCTGTATGCCTCACAAGAATCCTCTTAAAGTGGCTGTTTTGGTTAGTGGTGGTGTTGATAGTAGTGTGGCACTAAGGTTACTTCATGCTGCTGGACATTCTTGTACTGCTTTCTATCTCAAGATCTGGTTTCAA GAAGACTTTGAGAACTTTTGGTCTGAATGCCCATGGGAGGATGACTTGAGATATGCTAAGGCTGTTTGTGATCAG GTTGATATACCATTGGAAGTTGTTCATTTGACTGATGAATATTGGAAAAATGTG GTGTCATATATCATTGAGGAGTACAAATGCGGCAGGACTCCAAATCCAGATGTCCTTTGTAATACTAGAATAAAATTTG GTGCTTTTATGGATGCCATTGGCGGAATGGAATTTGACTTTGTTGCTTCGGGACATTATGCAAGGATTGTCCACGCATCTACTACGCAGCTGGATGAACCTTCTATTTTGGAATTGTCAAAAGATATG gattacaaggatgtcttcccaaaggaattacCGCAAGGATTACCCCCACTtcggggaattgagcaccaaatagattttgtgccgGGTTCACAATTGCCTAACAAaccggcttataggagcaacccgatggataccaaggaattgcaatgccaagttgaggaactccacaacaaagggtatatcaaggagagtatgagcccttgtgcgctcccggtgctactagttcccaagaaagatgggacttggtGTATGTGCGTTGATTgtcgagccatcaacaagataacg GTGAAGGACCAAACCTACTTCCTTTCTCATCTCTCACAGGCTCAGCTTAAACGACTTATTTTCCCACTTGGATGTATCCAAAAGGTGAG GATGAAGTTCGCATGCTTGCCAAGTCATTTAATCTTCCAAACCAAGACAGAAAGGATTCACAAGGAATATGTTTTCTTGGCAAG GTATGTTGTGGAGAAGGATATTAGAAATAATGTTGTCTATGTATCAAGAAACTATTTCTCCGTTGACAAGAAAAGACGGTTATTTCGCGTTGGATCCTTGAAATGGCTCAGTGGTCTACTTCCCAGGCAAATCAGTGAGCTTCAATGCAAG GTTCGTCATGGTCCTGGTTTTTACAATTGTAGCTTGGTCGTGGAAGTTGATGAACATGGCCGGGAAGTTGCAGTTGTCCGGTTATCTGAAGATGATCAAGGTTTGGCAGCTGGACAGTTTGCTGCCTTTTACGATAGAAGGATTTGTATTGGTTCTGGCATAATACTGGAGTCATGGGATGATCAGGGATATCCTATTTGTGCGAGGGCTCTTGAAATTGCTCGAATGGAAGATAAATCTAAGCTCGGGAAGCCAGTCAAGATAATGGTAAAACCAGAGCCTATTGTTTCTACAATCTGA